In Chelmon rostratus isolate fCheRos1 chromosome 9, fCheRos1.pri, whole genome shotgun sequence, the following proteins share a genomic window:
- the LOC121611491 gene encoding ETS-related transcription factor Elf-2-like isoform X2: MTSVVVSDGGGNIVEYVTVVEEPQQCEQQPVEEEEEEEEEEVVQQEIEAVIIEGGEEVEEDVEEEEGVVLQEEGCPAVIVEEVPSAQVEECYSAQVLVYDDETYLMQDVAEEQEVVTEVAETVEMSGHDMVCFDKTFEAAEALLHMESPGGLHNERSTEDVMMETVVEVSTECGTIEEESFPIPPECEPAAKKKRGGGRKPKTHQPASNGSFDLGIKKRPREGKGNTTYLWEFLLELLQDKNTCPRYIKWMQREKGIFKLVDSKAVSKLWGKHKNKPDMNYETMGRALRYYYQRGILAKVEGQRLAYQFKDMPKNIRVIDDEEDGEEVEDGEGVVTIQHPAHQQGPASLGTNSPAATQPQQTYVTVIPSNAASRPIRAMPVVMTNSLGQVTLNSSSILTTGVPVTVANTSASAPPKLVIQALPTVLPAGSKAGEKITIITIPANQLATLMQANPSGQITQLIQAKPVATQVSQAAAKAATTAPTVQLTAGRPTPQLILAKPAAVAQPLPQLSVQVSQPYPAPPKTPTRPQKPSSSQPEAAQSEAASEAPPPSSPPAASVETPSS; this comes from the exons ATGACCTCTGTGGTAGTGTCAGACGGTGGTGGGAACATAGTGGAGTATGTCACTGTGGTGGAGGAGCCCCAGCAG tgtgagcagcagcctgtcgaggaggaggaggaggaggaggaggaagaagtggtTCAGCAGGAAATTGAGGCGGTGATCATAGAGGgcggagaggaggtggaggaagatgtggaagaggaggagggtgtggtgctgcaggaggagggatgTCCGGCAGTGATCGTGGAAGAGGTGCCCAGCGCCCAGGTGGAGGAGTGCTACTCGGCACAGGTCCTGGTCTATGATGATGAGACGTACCTGATGCAGGATGTGGCcgaggagcaggaggtggtCACAGAGGTGGCTGAAACTG TGGAGATGTCGGGTCATGACATGGTCTGTtttgacaaaacatttgaagcAGCCGAAGCTCTTCTCCACATGGAGTCTCCTGGAGGACTGCACAACGAACGCAgcacag AGGATGTGATGATGGAGACGGTGGTGGAGGTGTCTACGGAGTGTGGAACCATAGAGGAGGAGTCCTTCCCCATCCCTCCAGAATGTGAACCTGCTGccaaaaagaagagaggag gtggGCGTAAGCCAAAGACACACCAGCCTGCTTCCAACGGCTCGTTTGACCTGGGGATCAAGAAGAGGCCGAGGGAGGGCAAAG GCAACACCACCTACCTGTGGGAGTTCCTGCTGGAACTGCTGCAGGATAAGAACACGTGTCCCAGGTACATAAAGTGGATGCAGAGGGAGAAGGGCATCTTCAAACTGGTCGACTCCAAGGCTGTGTCCAAACTGTGGGGGAAACATAAGAACAAGCCTGACATGAACTACGAGACCATGGGCCGAGCCCTGAG gtattACTACCAGCGAGGCATCCTGGCGAAAGTGGAGGGTCAGCGGCTGGCCTACCAGTTTAAGGACATGCCCAAGAACATCCGGGTGATTGATGATgaggaggacggagaggaggtggaggacggCGAGGGAGTGGTGACCATCCAGCACCCAGCTCACCAGCAGGGCCCTGCCAGCCTTGGTACCAACTCCCCCGCTGCCACCCAGCCTCAGCAGACCTACGTCACTGTCATCCCCAGCAATGCCGCCTCCAG GCCCATCCGAGCCATGCCAGTGGTCATGACCAACTCACTGGGTCAGGTGACGTTaaactcctcctccatcctcaccACGGGAGTCCCAGTAACGGTAGCCAACACTTCTGCAAGCGCTCCCCCCAAACTGGTCATCCAGGCTCTGCCCACCGTGCTGCCCGCCGGCTCCAAAGCAGGAGAGaaaatcaccatcatcaccatcccAGCCAACCAGCTGGCCACGCTCATGCAGGCCAACCCGTCAGGCCAGATCACGCAGCTCATCCAGGCAAAACCTGTTGCTACACAGGTTTCGCAGGCCGCCGCAAAAGCTGCCACCACCGCGCCTACGGTCCAGCTAACGGCAGGCCGGCCGACACCGCAGCTCATCCTGGCTAAACCGGCAGCAGTAGCCCAGCCGCTGCCACAGCTCTCTGTTCAAGTCAGTCAGCCCTACCCTGCCCCACCCAAAACCCCAACCCGGCCCCAAAAGCCCTCCAGCAGTCAGCCCGAGGCAGCACAATCAGAGGCAGCATCTGAGGCTCCGCCCCCCTCCAGTCCACCAGCAG
- the LOC121611491 gene encoding ETS-related transcription factor Elf-2-like isoform X1 produces MTSVVVSDGGGNIVEYVTVVEEPQQCEQQPVEEEEEEEEEEVVQQEIEAVIIEGGEEVEEDVEEEEGVVLQEEGCPAVIVEEVPSAQVEECYSAQVLVYDDETYLMQDVAEEQEVVTEVAETVEMSGHDMVCFDKTFEAAEALLHMESPGGLHNERSTAEDVMMETVVEVSTECGTIEEESFPIPPECEPAAKKKRGGGRKPKTHQPASNGSFDLGIKKRPREGKGNTTYLWEFLLELLQDKNTCPRYIKWMQREKGIFKLVDSKAVSKLWGKHKNKPDMNYETMGRALRYYYQRGILAKVEGQRLAYQFKDMPKNIRVIDDEEDGEEVEDGEGVVTIQHPAHQQGPASLGTNSPAATQPQQTYVTVIPSNAASRPIRAMPVVMTNSLGQVTLNSSSILTTGVPVTVANTSASAPPKLVIQALPTVLPAGSKAGEKITIITIPANQLATLMQANPSGQITQLIQAKPVATQVSQAAAKAATTAPTVQLTAGRPTPQLILAKPAAVAQPLPQLSVQVSQPYPAPPKTPTRPQKPSSSQPEAAQSEAASEAPPPSSPPAASVETPSS; encoded by the exons ATGACCTCTGTGGTAGTGTCAGACGGTGGTGGGAACATAGTGGAGTATGTCACTGTGGTGGAGGAGCCCCAGCAG tgtgagcagcagcctgtcgaggaggaggaggaggaggaggaggaagaagtggtTCAGCAGGAAATTGAGGCGGTGATCATAGAGGgcggagaggaggtggaggaagatgtggaagaggaggagggtgtggtgctgcaggaggagggatgTCCGGCAGTGATCGTGGAAGAGGTGCCCAGCGCCCAGGTGGAGGAGTGCTACTCGGCACAGGTCCTGGTCTATGATGATGAGACGTACCTGATGCAGGATGTGGCcgaggagcaggaggtggtCACAGAGGTGGCTGAAACTG TGGAGATGTCGGGTCATGACATGGTCTGTtttgacaaaacatttgaagcAGCCGAAGCTCTTCTCCACATGGAGTCTCCTGGAGGACTGCACAACGAACGCAgcacag CAGAGGATGTGATGATGGAGACGGTGGTGGAGGTGTCTACGGAGTGTGGAACCATAGAGGAGGAGTCCTTCCCCATCCCTCCAGAATGTGAACCTGCTGccaaaaagaagagaggag gtggGCGTAAGCCAAAGACACACCAGCCTGCTTCCAACGGCTCGTTTGACCTGGGGATCAAGAAGAGGCCGAGGGAGGGCAAAG GCAACACCACCTACCTGTGGGAGTTCCTGCTGGAACTGCTGCAGGATAAGAACACGTGTCCCAGGTACATAAAGTGGATGCAGAGGGAGAAGGGCATCTTCAAACTGGTCGACTCCAAGGCTGTGTCCAAACTGTGGGGGAAACATAAGAACAAGCCTGACATGAACTACGAGACCATGGGCCGAGCCCTGAG gtattACTACCAGCGAGGCATCCTGGCGAAAGTGGAGGGTCAGCGGCTGGCCTACCAGTTTAAGGACATGCCCAAGAACATCCGGGTGATTGATGATgaggaggacggagaggaggtggaggacggCGAGGGAGTGGTGACCATCCAGCACCCAGCTCACCAGCAGGGCCCTGCCAGCCTTGGTACCAACTCCCCCGCTGCCACCCAGCCTCAGCAGACCTACGTCACTGTCATCCCCAGCAATGCCGCCTCCAG GCCCATCCGAGCCATGCCAGTGGTCATGACCAACTCACTGGGTCAGGTGACGTTaaactcctcctccatcctcaccACGGGAGTCCCAGTAACGGTAGCCAACACTTCTGCAAGCGCTCCCCCCAAACTGGTCATCCAGGCTCTGCCCACCGTGCTGCCCGCCGGCTCCAAAGCAGGAGAGaaaatcaccatcatcaccatcccAGCCAACCAGCTGGCCACGCTCATGCAGGCCAACCCGTCAGGCCAGATCACGCAGCTCATCCAGGCAAAACCTGTTGCTACACAGGTTTCGCAGGCCGCCGCAAAAGCTGCCACCACCGCGCCTACGGTCCAGCTAACGGCAGGCCGGCCGACACCGCAGCTCATCCTGGCTAAACCGGCAGCAGTAGCCCAGCCGCTGCCACAGCTCTCTGTTCAAGTCAGTCAGCCCTACCCTGCCCCACCCAAAACCCCAACCCGGCCCCAAAAGCCCTCCAGCAGTCAGCCCGAGGCAGCACAATCAGAGGCAGCATCTGAGGCTCCGCCCCCCTCCAGTCCACCAGCAG